The proteins below come from a single uncultured Dethiosulfovibrio sp. genomic window:
- the rfbH gene encoding lipopolysaccharide biosynthesis protein RfbH → MRDKNEIRDEIRKLVVEYHRSSCGSKAYTEGDRIPYGGRIYDWEEMTALVDSSLDFWLTAGPEAASFEREMAQFLRAKHCCLVNSGSSANLLAFMALTSPLLGDRRIGRGDEVITVAAGFPTTVSPIVQYGAVPVFVDVSLPSYNLDTSMLEDALSERTKAVMVAHTLGNPFDLKEVKSFCDRHGLWLVEDNCDALGSRYLLDGEWRYTGTVGHIGTSSFYPPHHMTTGEGGAVYTDDPTLHKAILSLRDWGRDCTCPSGVDNSCGHRFTGRYGELPLGYDHKYVYSHLGYNLKVTDLQASIGRVQLKKLPDFIRRRKENWSYLRDRLGRYDDRLILPEAQENGDPSWFGFLITVREGARFTRDDGVRLLEGKGVQTRMLFAGNLIKHPCFDSMRSSGVGYRRIGDLPVTDRIMRDTFWIGVYPGLDEPRLDAMAKAVEELCDKG, encoded by the coding sequence ATGAGGGACAAAAACGAAATAAGAGATGAAATAAGAAAGCTCGTGGTCGAATACCACCGGTCATCCTGTGGTTCTAAAGCCTACACCGAGGGGGACAGAATCCCCTACGGCGGCAGGATCTACGACTGGGAGGAGATGACCGCCCTGGTGGACTCGTCTTTGGATTTCTGGCTCACCGCTGGACCAGAGGCGGCGTCCTTCGAGAGGGAGATGGCCCAGTTCCTGAGGGCGAAACACTGCTGTTTGGTCAACTCTGGCTCCTCCGCCAACCTCCTGGCCTTCATGGCCCTGACCTCCCCTCTGCTGGGGGACCGGAGGATAGGTAGGGGAGACGAGGTTATCACCGTGGCGGCGGGATTTCCCACCACCGTATCCCCCATAGTCCAGTACGGAGCCGTCCCGGTATTTGTGGACGTCTCCTTGCCGTCCTATAATCTGGACACCTCCATGCTGGAGGACGCCCTGTCGGAGCGGACAAAGGCAGTCATGGTGGCCCACACATTAGGGAACCCTTTCGACCTGAAGGAGGTAAAATCCTTCTGCGACCGCCATGGACTCTGGCTTGTGGAGGACAACTGCGACGCTCTGGGCTCCCGGTACCTCCTGGACGGAGAGTGGCGCTACACCGGGACTGTGGGTCACATAGGGACCTCCAGCTTCTACCCTCCTCACCACATGACCACGGGAGAGGGGGGAGCGGTCTACACCGACGATCCTACGCTGCACAAAGCCATACTCTCCCTGAGGGACTGGGGGAGGGACTGCACCTGCCCCTCAGGGGTGGATAACTCCTGCGGACACCGGTTCACCGGACGTTACGGCGAGCTTCCCCTGGGGTACGACCATAAATACGTCTACTCCCACCTGGGATACAACCTAAAGGTCACCGACCTACAGGCGTCCATAGGAAGGGTTCAGCTTAAGAAGCTGCCGGACTTTATACGGCGAAGAAAGGAAAACTGGTCTTACCTGAGGGACAGACTGGGAAGGTACGACGACAGGCTCATATTGCCCGAGGCCCAGGAGAACGGCGACCCCAGCTGGTTCGGCTTTCTCATAACCGTCAGGGAAGGAGCCAGGTTCACCAGGGACGACGGAGTCAGGCTACTTGAGGGCAAAGGGGTCCAGACCAGGATGCTCTTCGCTGGAAACCTCATAAAACACCCCTGCTTCGACTCAATGAGATCCTCCGGGGTCGGCTATCGGCGGATAGGGGACCTCCCTGTGACGGACCGGATAATGAGGGACACCTTCTGGATAGGGGTGTACCCTGGCCTGGACGAGCCCAGGCTGGACGCCATGGCTAAGGCGGTGGAGGAACTCTGTGACAAGGGCTGA
- the rfbG gene encoding CDP-glucose 4,6-dehydratase, which produces MVNKVDRSFWKGMPVFVTGHTGFKGSWLSLWLTSLGAQVHGYSLKPPTEPNLFDLLDLSRDLTSTIGDIRDGETLTEAMKRAKPQVLFHLAAQPLVRHSYRAPLETYEVNVMGTAKVLEAARKVPSIRSIVVITTDKCYENGERIWGYREDEPLGGHDPYSSSKACAEMVASAYRRSFGLPIATARAGNVIGGGDWAMDRLIPDCIRAIMDKEPVVLRSPRSVRPWQHVIEPLSGYLRLGQLVFQEGASFCESWNFGPRDDDERPVKEVVEVLCSLWGDGASYKIEESSSLHEASMLRLDCSKSRFRLGWTPRWDLEQALKATVEWTKAWASGRSSDGLRSLMLHQIDDYGG; this is translated from the coding sequence ATGGTAAACAAGGTGGACCGTTCCTTCTGGAAGGGTATGCCCGTCTTCGTGACAGGGCACACCGGCTTCAAAGGAAGCTGGCTGTCGCTGTGGCTGACCTCCCTAGGCGCCCAGGTCCATGGCTACTCCTTAAAGCCCCCTACGGAGCCCAATCTCTTCGATCTGCTGGACCTGTCAAGGGACCTGACCTCCACAATAGGGGACATAAGGGACGGCGAAACACTGACCGAGGCGATGAAAAGGGCCAAGCCCCAGGTGTTGTTTCACCTGGCGGCCCAGCCTCTGGTGAGACACTCCTACCGAGCTCCCCTGGAGACCTACGAGGTAAACGTCATGGGAACCGCCAAGGTCCTGGAGGCGGCGAGAAAGGTGCCTTCGATAAGGTCCATAGTGGTTATAACCACCGACAAATGCTACGAAAACGGCGAGAGGATATGGGGCTACCGGGAGGACGAGCCCCTGGGAGGCCACGACCCCTACTCCAGCAGCAAAGCCTGTGCGGAGATGGTGGCCTCGGCCTACAGAAGGTCCTTCGGCCTTCCCATAGCCACCGCTAGGGCGGGAAACGTAATAGGCGGAGGGGACTGGGCCATGGACAGGCTTATACCTGACTGTATCAGGGCCATAATGGACAAAGAACCGGTAGTCCTCCGTAGCCCCAGGTCTGTGAGGCCCTGGCAGCACGTTATAGAGCCCTTATCCGGCTATCTGAGACTGGGGCAGCTGGTCTTTCAGGAAGGGGCCTCCTTCTGCGAGAGCTGGAACTTCGGGCCGAGAGACGACGACGAAAGGCCGGTAAAAGAGGTGGTGGAGGTTCTCTGCTCCCTGTGGGGAGATGGAGCCTCCTATAAAATCGAGGAATCCAGCTCGCTCCACGAAGCCTCTATGCTCCGTCTTGACTGCTCCAAAAGCCGCTTTCGCCTTGGCTGGACCCCGAGATGGGACCTGGAGCAGGCACTGAAGGCCACCGTGGAATGGACGAAGGCCTGGGCCTCCGGCAGAAGCTCCGATGGCCTCCGCTCCCTGATGCTCCACCAGATAGACGACTACGGCGGTTAA
- the rfbF gene encoding glucose-1-phosphate cytidylyltransferase has product MKVVILAGGFGTRISEESHLKPKPMIEIGGKPILWHIMKIYSHYGFDDFIVCLGYKGQVIKEFFANYYLHMSDVTFDFRDSNRLTVHSNAAEPWKVTLVDTGLNTMTGGRVKRVAPYLEDGTFMLTYGDGVSDVPIDRLLEFHRSHGKTATVTAIQPAGRFGALDMDEKGSVSGFQEKPKGDGSWINGGFFVLERSFLDRLEDDDTVLERAPLEGVAKDGQLMAYRHRGFWQPMDTLRDKMKLDEEWERGEAPWKVW; this is encoded by the coding sequence ATGAAAGTAGTCATACTGGCTGGAGGCTTTGGGACCAGAATAAGCGAGGAATCCCACCTGAAGCCCAAGCCCATGATCGAGATAGGCGGAAAGCCCATACTGTGGCACATAATGAAGATCTACTCCCACTATGGCTTCGACGACTTTATCGTATGCCTGGGCTACAAAGGACAGGTCATAAAGGAATTCTTCGCCAACTATTATCTCCATATGTCCGATGTCACCTTCGATTTTCGTGACTCCAACCGGCTCACGGTACATTCCAACGCCGCCGAGCCGTGGAAGGTAACCTTGGTGGACACCGGACTGAACACCATGACAGGAGGCAGGGTTAAAAGGGTGGCTCCCTACCTGGAGGACGGCACCTTCATGCTCACCTACGGCGATGGGGTCAGCGATGTTCCCATAGACAGGCTGTTGGAGTTTCACCGCTCCCACGGAAAAACCGCCACGGTAACGGCGATCCAGCCAGCAGGTCGGTTCGGCGCTCTGGACATGGATGAAAAAGGCTCGGTCAGTGGCTTCCAAGAAAAGCCCAAAGGGGATGGAAGCTGGATAAACGGCGGATTCTTCGTCCTGGAGCGGAGCTTCCTGGATCGTCTAGAGGACGACGACACGGTTCTTGAGAGGGCCCCTCTCGAGGGAGTGGCAAAAGACGGCCAGCTTATGGCCTACAGACATAGAGGCTTCTGGCAGCCCATGGACACCTTGAGGGATAAGATGAAGCTCGACGAGGAATGGGAGAGGGGGGAAGCGCCGTGGAAGGTATGGTAA
- a CDS encoding glycosyltransferase family 10 yields MNLAIVMPSIYGQNRAFDPDSALNRDDCLAHLRHLRERLKGMGVSLSTYDMVSPEDTWGYLFLDYQGKFMEELDLRGYRGHRYLAIFESEVIIGDNWDRQKHRAFDAVLTWNRNAFSNQDGGPRYIHYMWPNDLTPPADVPLKKDRQKLCVLMAGNKWSSDPRELYSSRRDTIRWFEKHHPDELDLYGPGWNSAPLKRVADATKAIGRKLRGRPAGPIGDLWETFSCYRGIAPSKRKTLPNYGFSICYENAQGIPGYITEKIFDCFLSGVVPVYMGWEGVQEVIPSECYVDRRAYSSHEELYRYLVSMSEDEYRGYLDEALSFLTGPLSDRFSLDAFADAIIEGIEPDLAKEGNKS; encoded by the coding sequence CAGGGAGAGACTTAAGGGCATGGGTGTATCCCTATCCACCTACGACATGGTATCCCCTGAGGACACCTGGGGATACCTCTTTCTGGACTACCAAGGTAAGTTCATGGAAGAGTTGGATCTCCGGGGCTACAGAGGACACAGATATCTGGCCATATTCGAGTCGGAGGTAATAATAGGGGATAACTGGGACCGTCAAAAACACCGAGCCTTTGACGCCGTCTTGACCTGGAACCGGAACGCCTTCTCAAACCAGGATGGCGGTCCAAGGTATATACACTACATGTGGCCCAACGACCTGACCCCACCTGCGGACGTGCCCTTAAAAAAAGACAGGCAAAAGCTCTGTGTCCTCATGGCGGGGAATAAATGGAGCTCAGATCCGAGGGAGCTATACTCGAGCAGGAGGGATACCATTCGGTGGTTTGAGAAGCACCACCCTGATGAACTGGACCTCTATGGCCCCGGCTGGAACTCCGCCCCTCTAAAGAGGGTCGCCGATGCGACAAAGGCCATAGGCCGAAAGCTGCGGGGACGGCCCGCAGGTCCTATAGGGGACCTATGGGAGACCTTCTCCTGCTACCGTGGGATAGCGCCATCCAAGAGAAAAACCCTGCCGAACTACGGCTTCTCCATATGCTACGAAAATGCCCAAGGCATACCGGGCTACATCACCGAGAAGATATTCGACTGCTTCCTCTCCGGCGTGGTCCCTGTGTACATGGGGTGGGAGGGCGTTCAGGAGGTCATACCGTCTGAGTGCTACGTGGACAGGAGAGCCTATAGCTCTCACGAGGAGCTTTACCGATACCTTGTTTCCATGTCGGAGGATGAATACCGAGGCTATTTGGACGAGGCGTTGTCCTTCCTCACAGGGCCTCTATCGGACCGTTTCAGCTTAGACGCCTTCGCCGACGCCATTATAGAGGGCATAGAGCCGGACTTAGCGAAAGAGGGGAACAAATCATGA